One window of the Sander lucioperca isolate FBNREF2018 chromosome 5, SLUC_FBN_1.2, whole genome shotgun sequence genome contains the following:
- the ube4a gene encoding ubiquitin conjugation factor E4 A, producing the protein MTDQGNNNQNISCNPFAALFSSLADAKQFASGQKAEQSAEPPLEDSGESQSESENSVSDSVDDNDDSVAEISRSFRSRQELCEQLNVNHMIQRIFLITLDNSDPSMRGGNGIPPRCVYLEEMAADLDGQDWLDMDNIEQALFNRLLVLEPGNHLIYMTSCSAVNLSADRDAGEKCAIPYLFACYQRAKEEVTKVPDKLLPFAVRCKNLTVSNTRTVLLTPEIYISQNIYEQLLDLLLEGFSRAQPEEVVEFVEEAIAGLLSDQEVRTFEEVIVPVFDIFQGRVKDLDLCQPVLYSYLDVLLYFSHHKDIAKVLVEHIQPKDPANGLQYQKTLLGAVLSISCLLKTPGVVEGHGYFLNPSRSSAQETKVQEANIHQFMGQFHDKLHQILKNLLQRSDETRHLLLTWLGSCLQANAGRAKIWANQMPEIFFQMYASDAFFLNLGAALLKLCQPFCRPRSAKLLTFNPTYCALKELSEEERRNRNVHATGLDKETCLIPVPPQQPVEAAQSYSLLTENLVLTQLTLHLGFHRLHEQMVKMNQSLHRLQVTWQEAQRTGNPMSEQLLEQFERLMIVYLSTKAATTQPAMLQCCLNLQASTAALLVQLGLGNQGPGHVALSFPLPSLQNTVLCYVPEFFAENLGDFFIFLRRFADDVLETSAESLEQILNFITVFMGNVERMKNPHLRAKLAEVLEAVMPHMEPVAAGAAQPIVFQRERVFCSYRHAPQLAEALIAVFVDIEFTGDPHQFEQKFNYRRPMYPILKYMWGKDNYRESVKHLAHYASENLEAMNPPLFLRFLNLLMNDAIFLLDEAIQYLSKIKVLQLERDRGEWEGLVPDARREKESSLQMFGQLGRFHNIMSNETIGTLAFLTSEIRGIFVHPFLAERIISMLNYFLQHLVGPKMGALKVKDFSEFDFKPQQLVSDICTIYLNLGDEENFCATVPKDGRSYSPTLFSQTVRVLKKINKPGDMIVAFELIADKIKSHADRQQQEEETYADAPDEFLDPIMSTLMLDPVLLPSSNVTVDRSTIARHLLSDQTDPFNRSPLTMDQIRPNEELKQQILQWLDKHKQERLQLGPSG; encoded by the exons GTGACCCCAGTATGAGAGGAGGTAATGGGATCCCCCCTCGCTGTGTTTACCTGGAGGAGATGGCTGCTGATCTGGATGGACAGGACTGGTTGGACATGGACAACATAGAACAG GCTCTGTTTAACCGTCTGCTGGTACTCGAGCCAGGAAACCACCTCATCTACATGACGTCATGCAGCGCTGTTAACCTGTCTGCCGACCGTGATGCTGGAGAGAAGTGTGCCATCCCTTACCTCTTTGCTTGTTACCAGAGGGCCAAAGAAGAG GTGACGAAGGTACCAGATAAGTTACTGCCGTTTGCCGTTCGCTGTAAGAACCTAACCGTTTCCAACACACGGACGGTTCTGCTCACCCCAGAGATCTACATCAGCCAGAATATCTACGAACAGCTTCTGGACCTGTTGCTGGAAGGTTTCAGTAGAGCAC AGCCAGAGGAGGTGGTTGAGTTTGTGGAGGAGGCCATTGCTGGCCTGCTCTCCGACCAGGAGGTGCGTACCTTCGAGGAGGTGATAGTACCAGTGTTTGATATTTTCCAGGGACGCGTCAAAGACTTGGATCTGTGCCAGCCTGTCCTCTACTCCTACCTGGATGTCCTGCTCTATTTCAGCCACCATAAAGATATTGCCAAG GTATTGGTGGAACACATTCAGCCTAAAGACCCAGCTAATGGTTTGCAGTACCAGAAGACCTTACTGGGAGCAGTGTTGAGTATCTCCTGCTTGCTGAAAACCCCAGGTGTGGTGGAGGGACATGGCTACTTCCTGAACCCCTCCCGCTCCAGCGCCCAGGAGACAAAGGTCCAGGAGGCCAACATCCACCAG TTTATGGGTCAGTTTCATGACAAGCTGCACCAGATCTTGAAAAACTTGCTCCAGCGGTCTGATGAGACACGCCACTTGCTGCTCACGTGGTTGGGCAGCTGTCTGCAGGCGAACGCTGGCCGGGCCAAGATATGGGCCAATCAGATGCCAGAGATCTTCTTCCAGATGTACGCTTCAGATGCATTCTTTTTAAACTTGGGTGCAGCACTACTGAAGCTGTGCCAGCCCTTCTGCAGGCCGCGGTCGGCCAAACTGCTCACCTTCAACCCTACCTATTGCGCCCTCAAAGAGCTGAGTGAAGAAGAGAGGCGCAATCGTAATGTGCACGCAACAG GTCTCGACAAGGAAACCTGTCTGATCCCTGTGCCCCCTCAGCAGCCGGTGGAGGCTGCACAATCCTACAGCCTGCTGACTGAAAACCTCGTCCTCACACAGCTCACCCTGCATCTTGGCTTCCACAG ACTCCATGAGCAGATGGTGAAGATGAACCAGTCTCTCCACCGGCTCCAGGTGACGTGGCAGGAGGCCCAGCGAACGGGCAACCCAATGTCGGAGCAGCTCCTGGAGCAGTTTGAGCGTCTGATGATTGTTTACCTGTCAACCAAAGCTGCCACCACGCAGCCTGCCATGCTGCAATGCTGCCTTAACCTTCAAGCTTCCACGGCTGCTCTGCTGGTTCAGCTTGGTTTGGGGAACCAGGGCCCTGGACATGTAGCACTCAGTTTTCCCCTGCCCTCCCTACAGAATACTGTGCTCTGCTATGTACCAG AGTTTTTTGCAGAGAACTTGGGAGATTTTTTCATCTTCCTGCGTCGATTCGCAGACGATGTTTTGGAGACTTCTGCGGAAAGTCTGGAGCAGATTCTTAACTTCATCACTGTCTTCATGGGTAACGTAGAGAG GATGAAGAACCCTCATTTAAGAGCAAAGCTTGCAGAGGTCTTAGAGGCAGTGATGCCCCATATGGAGCCGGTAGCTGCTGGTGCTGCTCAGCCAATTGTATTCCAGCGAGAGAGAGTCTTCTGCTCCTATAGACATGCACCTCAGCTGGCTGAGGCCCTCATCGCTGTGTTTGTAGACATTGAATTCACAG gtgATCCTCATCAGTTTGAACAGAAATTCAACTATAGAAGACCCATGTATCCCATTCTCAAGTACATGTGGGGTAAAGATAACTACAGAGAGAGTGTCAAG CATTTGGCGCACTATGCATCTGAGAACCTGGAGGCCATGAATCCCCCTCTGTTTCTCAGGTTCCTCAACTTACTGATGAATGATGCCATCTTCCTACTGGATGAGGCTATTCAG TACCTGAGTAAAATCAAGGTTCTGCAGTTGGAGCGGGATCGAGGGGAGTGGGAAGGCCTGGTCCCCGATGCTCGAAGAGAGAAGGAGTCAAGCCTGCAGATGTTTGGACAGCTGGGACGCTTCCACAACATCATGTCTAATGAGACCATCGGCACACTGGCTTTCCTCACCTCAG AGATCAGGGGGATCTTTGTGCACCCCTTCCTGGCTGAGAGGATAATCTCCATGCTGAATTACTTCCTGCAGCACCTGGTGGGTCCTAAGATGGGTGCCCTTAAAGTCAAGGACTTCAGTGAGTTTGACTTCAAGCCCCAGCAGCTTGTTTCTGACATCTGCACCATCTACCTGAATCTGGG TGATGAGGAGAATTTCTGTGCTACTGTCCCAAAGGATGGACGATCCTACTCTCCTACCCTCTTCTCTCAAACAGTTAGGGTACTGAAGAAGATCAACAAGCCTGGGGACATGATTGTGGCTTTTGAACTCATTGCTGATAAAATAAAG TCCCATGCAGATAGACAGCAGCAGGAAGAGGAGACGTATGCAGATGCCCCAGATGAGTTCTTGGATCCCATCATGTCTACTCTGATGCTCGATCCTGTTCTTCTCCCTTCCTCAAATGTCACAGTTGACCGCTCAACTATAGCAAGGCATCTCCTCAG TGACCAGACAGACCCTTTCAACCGCAGTCCTCTAACCATGGACCAGATCAGGCCAAACGAGGAACTCAAACAGCAGATCTTACAGTGGCTGGATAAGCATAAGCAGGAGAGGCTGCAGCTGGGACCCAGTGGCTAG